The sequence TAGACCCCGTCGGGGGTGATGGTGCCGAATTCTCCCCCGCCGCCGGGCACGTCATTCACGCCCCAACTCACGACCGCAGGGGCCTTACCATCGGTGACCTCGCCGCCGGCAACCTTCACCGCGAATTCGCGCGTCCCTCCCAGCTCGAGGCGCATGAAGCTGGGAGCGATCTGGAGCCGCTGGACCTCAACCGCCGCCGCCGGCTCCGCGGCGCGTCCCGCCGCTCGGGACGGCGCACCCCCACCCTCTTCCCCCTTCGCTGTCGAGACTCGATCACACATGACCACTTTTCCATCCTTTCCCCGACCGCGGACGACTGCAATCATAGACGGAGGCCGCCGCAAGAGGTTCCGCGCCGTCGGTGGCTGCGCTCGACCGCACCGCACATCGCGCGGGGCCGCCAGTCATTCCTCGTCCGCTTCGATCTCCGTATCCTGATGCGCGTAAGCGGGTGACGACAGGCACAGGAACACGAGCTCATCGGCGCCGGTGTTGATCATACGGTGGCGGTATCGCGGCGGGATCAGGAGGGCCTCGCCGGGTCCGATTTCGGCTTCCTCGCCCGCCATCGCCACCACGGCGCGGCCGGCCAAGACGTAGTAGATCTCCTCGGCCTCCGCGTGATAGTGGAGCGCAGTCGAGGCGCCGGCTTCCAGCCGCGCTTCCGCCAGGCTCAGGTTGCGCACCGGGATGCGTTCGGGGTGCACGATTTCCCGCACCAGGCTTCCATCCTTGGTGCGATACGCCTTGACTTGCTCTCGATTGACAATATTCATTCGCCACCCCCTCGTCACAACCTACACCTGTGTCCGTGCTAGCCGCAGGCGCGCTCCCGTAGACCCCGCGGCTTCATCCGGCAGGTCCGTTTCTTCGCTGCCGTCGCGGCCGCAACACTCCGCCCCCGCCAGCCCCGGCCGTCGTCATTCCACGCTTCCCCATTGCTCGCCGATACCCCAGGCGCTCAGCTCCTCCAGGAAGCCGTGGTCGGTCAAATCGAGGTGGATGGGGGTGATCGAGATCATGCCCGCGGCCAGGGCCCCCACGTCGGTCGCGGTGTCACGGTCCTCATCATGCAGATCCCCGCCCAGCCAATAGTAGGGCCGGCCGCGCGGGTCGAGGCGCTGGTCCACCCGGCTTTGGTAGCGCCGCCGCCCCTGGCGGGTGACGGCGATGCCGGCGACACCGCGCGGTTCCAGGTCCGGGATGTTGACATTCAGGAACGTGTCGCGCGGCAGGCCCGACACCGCGATGAGACCCGCCAAATGGCGGGCGAAGAGGGCCGCCGTGTCGAAGTTCGAGCCCTCGAACGAGGCGATGGAAATGGCGAACGCGGGGACGCCGCAGATGGCAGCCTCCATGGCCGCCGAGACGGTGCCGGAGTACGTCAGGTCCTCGCCCAAGTTGGGCCCCTGGTTGATGCCGGCGATGACAAGCTCGGGGCGGGGGTCGAGGCTGCTCAGTCCCAGCACGACGCAGTCGGAGGGCGTGCCGTTCGTGCTGTAGGCGACGCTGCAGCCGGGCAGCTTGACCTCGTGCATGCGCAGGGGCTTGTGCAGCGTGATGGCATGACCGGTCGCGCTGCGCGGGCGGTCGGGAGCGATGGCGACCACCTCCGCGGCCTCACCCAGCCCGAGCGACAGCGCCATCAGCCCCTCCGAATGAACGCCGTCGTCGTTGGTGATCAAAATGCGCAATGATGACTCCTCCGGTTGCCGCACCGGCGACTGACGCGCGTGCGCGGCGGGACCAAGGGGCGCGCCGGTTGCACGAACCAGCGTGGGCACTACAGATGCTTATCTTCGACGCGCGGGCGCCTGTCCCTGCGCTGCCGCCCACGTGCTCCCGGGGCGCTCCCGCGGCCTGCCGGCCACGTTTTTCGGCGCGGTCCTCAATGTCGGGCCGGCATGTGGAATAATTGTGTCAGGAGGGATGCGTACTAGGCGATGGGTCGTTGAGAGTACCGGCGTGTGATCCCTCCCTTAGCCTCCACCGGAAGGGCAGAGAGCAACGAGTGCCTCTGCCCTTCCCCCGTTCTCGGCCCTCGGGTCCTTCACCTCCCACGGCAGCCCCGCACGCGGCTCCTCGAGTCAGCCGGCTAGCTAACTTGCGCCCCGGCTCACGCAGGCAGGTGCCGTTTGTGCTATAATCACCGCCGGGATCACCCTTCCGCGCTGAATCGCCAATGCCTACACCCTGGGACGACATCCTGCCGTATGTCACCAAGCCCGCTCGTTATACCAATCGCGAGTGGCACGCCGCGCACAAGCCCCTGGATCGCGTGAGCGCGCGGGTGGCGCTGGTGTTCCCCGATGCCTATGATGCGGGGATGAGCCACCTGGGGCTGCGCATCCTCTACCACGTTGTGAACGAACGCGAGGATTACGCCGCCGAGCGCGCTTTCAGCCCGTGGGGGGACATGGAGGCCGAGATGCGCGCCGCCGGGCTGCCGCTGTGCTCCTTGGAATCGGGCACTCCGCTCGCCGATTTCGACCTGGTGGGCATAACTCTGCCCTACGAGCTGAATTACACTAATGTCCTCAACGTGCTGGACCTCGCCGGGCTGCCGCTGAAATCCGCGGAGCGTGACCGGCGCCATCCCCTGGTGGTCGCCGGCGGCGTGTGCGCCGCGAACCCGGAGCCGCTGGCCGACTACGTGGACGCGATCCTCTGGGGTGAGGGCGAGGAGGCGATTCTGGAGCTGGCGGAGGCGGCGCGGGAGGCGCGTTCGTCCGACCGTGACGCCTTGCTCCGCCACGTGGCGAGCATCGAGGGCGTCTACGTCCCGCGGCTGTACCAGCCGCGCAGGGACCACGGCCGGTTCGCGGGGGTGGAGGGGGCGGTGGTGGCGCGCCGCGTCGTGGCCGATCTCGACGCCGCGCCTTATCCAACGCGCCAGGTGGTGCCGTTCGTCGAGACGGTGCACGATCGGCTGACGCTTGAGATCATGCGCGGGTGCGGGCGCGGGTGTCGTTTTTGCCAAGCGGGGGCGTGCTACCGGCCGGTGCGTGAGCGCTCCGCCGCGACCGTGCTGCGGCTGGCGGAGGAGGGCCTGCGCGCGACCGGCTATGACGAGGTTTCGCTGCTCGGGTTCAACAGCCCCGACCATTCGCAGATCGAGGAGATAGTTGATACGCTGGTCGAACGCTACGCCGAGGAGCGGGTGAGCATTAGCCTGCCGTCGCTGCGCATAGACACCTTCTCCGTGCAGTTGGCGGGGAAGCTGCGCAGAGTGCGGCGGGCGGGACTGACCTTCGCGCCGGAGGCGGGAACGCAGCGGCTGCGCGATGCGCTGAACAAGCAGGTAACCGAGGACGACCTCTTCCAGGCGGCGCGCGCGGCGTTCGAGGCGGGATGGCATGGCATCAAGCTCTACTTCATCATCGGCCTGCCCGGCGAGACCGCGGGCGACGTCGAGGCCATCGCCGACCTCGTGCTGCGGCTGCGGGAAATGGGCCGCGAGATCCTGGGGCGGGAGCGGCGCGGGCGCTTGCGGATAGCGGTCAGCGTGAATGCGTTCGTGCCCAAGCCGCACACCCCGATGCAGTGGTGCGCGCAGGACGCGCCGGAGTCGCTGCAGCAGAAACTGAGTTTGCTGCGCGGCAAGTTGCAGGTGAAGGGCGTGCAGCTCAGCTACCCCAACCTCCCCGCCTCGCGACTGGAGGCGGCGCTGGCGCGCGGCGACCGGCGCCTGGGCGAAGTCATCGAGCGGGCGTGGCAAGCCGGCTGCCGCTTCGACGCCTGGGACGAGCACTTCAAGCCGCAGGCGTGGGCCGACGCCTTTGCGGGGGCGGGTCAAGACGTCGCTGAGTGGGCCAACCGCGATCTCGATCCTGCCGCCCCCGTGCCGTGGGATCATCTCGACGCCGGCGTCAGCAAGGAAACCCTGCACCGCCAGGCCGAGGTCGTGGCTGGCGCCCTGGGGGCTGGTTGAGCGCCTCCGCAGCACGACAGGAGAAACGCCGGAACCGATGCAGCAGGTCGTATGCCGTTTCGCCAAGGGCGACGCGGTCAAGTACATATCGCACCTCGACCTCATGCGGGCGCTGGAGCGCGCGATGCGGCGCGCGCGCCTGCCCTTGGCCTACAGCGAGGGATTCAACCCGCGCCCGCGGGTGTCCTACGCCTCGGCGCTGTCGGTGGGACATACCAGCGACGCGGAGCTGATGGCATTGAGGCTGACATCGCCCATGGACCCCTCCGAGCTGCGGACGCGGCTCAACGCGTGCCTGCCCGAGGGCTTGGCGGTGCTCCAGGCATGGGCGACCCCGCCCCACCAGCCCAAGACCAGCCTGGGAGAGATGGACGCCGCGGACTACGTGGTGCGCATCGAAGGGCCGCTGGCGGGCAAGGAGCCGTGTCGGCGGGCGAGTGAGTTCATGGAGCGCGAGGAGGTGCGTATCACCCGGGTGCGCGACAAGGGGTCGAAGGATCTCGATCTGCGCCCGCTGGTGAGCGCGATCGAGGTGGTGCGGGAGAACGCGAGCGAGGCGGAGCTGCACCTGCGCCTGCGCACCGGCAGCTCCGGCGGCGCGCGGCCGGAGGAGGTGCTGGCGGCGCTCGGCATCGGGGGGCGCGAGTTCCGCACCGCCATCCATCGCAGTGCGCTGTATGCGAGCGGTTCCCGCGGTCGTGCGGTGCGCCAGCGTCTGCGGCGCCTGCGGGGGGAATGAGTGGGGTTGAGCAGCCCAGGAGTCAATAATGACAG is a genomic window of Armatimonadota bacterium containing:
- a CDS encoding cupin domain-containing protein gives rise to the protein MNIVNREQVKAYRTKDGSLVREIVHPERIPVRNLSLAEARLEAGASTALHYHAEAEEIYYVLAGRAVVAMAGEEAEIGPGEALLIPPRYRHRMINTGADELVFLCLSSPAYAHQDTEIEADEE
- the surE gene encoding 5'/3'-nucleotidase SurE; its protein translation is MRILITNDDGVHSEGLMALSLGLGEAAEVVAIAPDRPRSATGHAITLHKPLRMHEVKLPGCSVAYSTNGTPSDCVVLGLSSLDPRPELVIAGINQGPNLGEDLTYSGTVSAAMEAAICGVPAFAISIASFEGSNFDTAALFARHLAGLIAVSGLPRDTFLNVNIPDLEPRGVAGIAVTRQGRRRYQSRVDQRLDPRGRPYYWLGGDLHDEDRDTATDVGALAAGMISITPIHLDLTDHGFLEELSAWGIGEQWGSVE
- a CDS encoding TIGR03960 family B12-binding radical SAM protein; translated protein: MPTPWDDILPYVTKPARYTNREWHAAHKPLDRVSARVALVFPDAYDAGMSHLGLRILYHVVNEREDYAAERAFSPWGDMEAEMRAAGLPLCSLESGTPLADFDLVGITLPYELNYTNVLNVLDLAGLPLKSAERDRRHPLVVAGGVCAANPEPLADYVDAILWGEGEEAILELAEAAREARSSDRDALLRHVASIEGVYVPRLYQPRRDHGRFAGVEGAVVARRVVADLDAAPYPTRQVVPFVETVHDRLTLEIMRGCGRGCRFCQAGACYRPVRERSAATVLRLAEEGLRATGYDEVSLLGFNSPDHSQIEEIVDTLVERYAEERVSISLPSLRIDTFSVQLAGKLRRVRRAGLTFAPEAGTQRLRDALNKQVTEDDLFQAARAAFEAGWHGIKLYFIIGLPGETAGDVEAIADLVLRLREMGREILGRERRGRLRIAVSVNAFVPKPHTPMQWCAQDAPESLQQKLSLLRGKLQVKGVQLSYPNLPASRLEAALARGDRRLGEVIERAWQAGCRFDAWDEHFKPQAWADAFAGAGQDVAEWANRDLDPAAPVPWDHLDAGVSKETLHRQAEVVAGALGAG
- a CDS encoding TIGR03936 family radical SAM-associated protein; its protein translation is MQQVVCRFAKGDAVKYISHLDLMRALERAMRRARLPLAYSEGFNPRPRVSYASALSVGHTSDAELMALRLTSPMDPSELRTRLNACLPEGLAVLQAWATPPHQPKTSLGEMDAADYVVRIEGPLAGKEPCRRASEFMEREEVRITRVRDKGSKDLDLRPLVSAIEVVRENASEAELHLRLRTGSSGGARPEEVLAALGIGGREFRTAIHRSALYASGSRGRAVRQRLRRLRGE